One window from the genome of Pseudomonas frederiksbergensis encodes:
- the pcaD gene encoding 3-oxoadipate enol-lactonase: MGFVKLAEGDLNYRLDGPEDAPVLVLSNSLGTDLHMWDEQIPAFSEHFRVLRFDTRGHGQSLVTEGPYSIEQLGRDVLAMLDQLNIDKVHFCGLSMGGLIGQWLGINAGERLLKLVICNTAAKIGDPSVWNPRIETVLRDGQAAMVALRDASIGRWFTPDFAQAHPAAVKKITDMLAATSPQGYAANCAAVRDADLREQLSSIRVPLLVVAGTEDAVTPPSGGHFIQARVSGAEYAEFHAAHLSNVQAGAAFSARVLDFLLDSGRA, encoded by the coding sequence GTGGGATTCGTCAAACTCGCCGAGGGCGATCTGAACTACCGATTGGACGGGCCGGAAGATGCACCAGTGCTGGTGCTCTCCAACTCCCTGGGCACCGACCTGCATATGTGGGACGAGCAGATCCCGGCCTTCAGTGAACACTTTCGTGTGCTGCGTTTCGACACGCGAGGTCATGGCCAGTCGCTGGTGACCGAAGGCCCCTACAGCATCGAACAACTGGGTCGCGATGTGCTGGCGATGCTTGATCAGTTGAATATCGACAAGGTGCATTTCTGTGGCTTGTCCATGGGCGGGTTGATCGGTCAATGGCTGGGAATCAACGCCGGCGAGCGGCTGCTCAAACTGGTGATCTGCAACACCGCAGCCAAGATCGGCGACCCATCGGTGTGGAACCCGCGCATCGAAACCGTGCTGCGCGACGGCCAAGCGGCGATGGTGGCGCTGCGTGACGCCTCGATTGGCCGCTGGTTTACGCCGGACTTCGCCCAGGCGCATCCCGCGGCGGTAAAGAAAATCACCGACATGCTGGCTGCGACCTCGCCCCAGGGTTATGCGGCCAACTGCGCGGCGGTGCGTGATGCCGATTTGCGCGAGCAACTGTCGTCGATCCGCGTGCCGTTGTTGGTCGTGGCAGGCACCGAAGATGCGGTGACGCCGCCGTCGGGCGGGCACTTTATCCAAGCGCGCGTCAGTGGCGCCGAATACGCCGAGTTCCATGCCGCGCACCTGTCCAACGTCCAGGCTGGCGCTGCTTTCAGCGCGCGGGTGCTGGATTTCCTGCTTGATTCTGGCCGTGCCTGA
- a CDS encoding 3-carboxy-cis,cis-muconate cycloisomerase, which translates to MSERPGNQLFDAYFTARDMREVFCDAGRVQAMLDVEAALARAQARVGLIPQDAVAPIENACRAQLYDFSALSEAIASAGNSAIPLVKALGKRIATDSAEAERYVHLGATSQDVMDSGLVLQLRQALGLIEYELAQLAITLARQAERYAATPLAGRTWLQHATPVTLGMKIAGWLGAITRSRQRLRELKPRLLVLQFGGASGTLAALGEHALPVAEALAAELQLDLPEQPWHTQRDRLVEFGAVLGLIAGSLGKLGRDMSLLMQTEAGEAFEPSAAGKGGSSTMPHKRNPVGAAVLIGAATRVPGLLSTLFSAMPQEHERSLGLWHAEWETLPEICCLVSGALQQARLLADGLEVDAVRMARNLELTQGLVLAEAVSIVLAQRVGRDTAHHLLEQCCKRAVAEQRHLRAVLGDEPQVTAQLSATELDRLLDPAHYLGQARTWVARAVAEHLALNA; encoded by the coding sequence ATGAGCGAACGACCGGGCAATCAGCTGTTCGATGCCTACTTCACCGCCCGCGACATGCGCGAAGTGTTCTGCGATGCGGGGCGGGTGCAAGCCATGCTGGATGTCGAGGCTGCATTGGCCCGGGCACAAGCGCGAGTGGGGTTGATACCCCAGGACGCCGTGGCGCCGATCGAGAACGCCTGTCGTGCCCAGCTGTACGATTTTTCGGCGTTGAGCGAAGCGATTGCCAGCGCCGGCAATTCGGCGATCCCGCTGGTCAAGGCGTTGGGCAAGCGCATCGCCACCGACAGCGCCGAAGCTGAGCGTTACGTGCATTTGGGCGCCACCAGCCAGGATGTAATGGACAGCGGGCTGGTGCTGCAACTGCGCCAGGCGTTGGGCCTGATCGAGTATGAGTTGGCGCAACTGGCGATCACCCTGGCCCGACAAGCCGAACGTTATGCCGCGACGCCGCTGGCCGGACGCACCTGGCTGCAACACGCCACGCCGGTGACCCTGGGCATGAAGATCGCCGGTTGGCTGGGGGCAATCACCCGCAGTCGCCAACGCTTGCGCGAACTCAAGCCGCGCTTGCTGGTGCTGCAATTCGGCGGCGCGTCCGGGACGCTCGCTGCCTTGGGTGAACATGCTCTGCCGGTCGCCGAGGCGCTGGCTGCCGAGCTGCAATTGGACCTGCCGGAACAGCCGTGGCACACCCAGCGCGATCGCCTGGTGGAGTTCGGTGCGGTGCTGGGCCTGATCGCCGGCAGCCTGGGCAAGCTGGGGCGCGATATGAGTTTGTTGATGCAGACCGAGGCCGGCGAAGCGTTCGAACCCTCTGCGGCGGGCAAGGGCGGTTCGTCCACCATGCCCCACAAGCGCAACCCCGTGGGAGCTGCCGTGCTGATCGGCGCGGCAACACGGGTGCCTGGCCTGCTGTCGACGCTGTTCAGCGCCATGCCCCAGGAACACGAGCGCAGCCTGGGCCTGTGGCACGCCGAATGGGAAACCCTGCCAGAGATCTGCTGCCTGGTATCGGGCGCGCTGCAACAGGCGCGCCTGCTGGCCGACGGGCTGGAGGTGGATGCCGTTCGCATGGCCCGCAACCTGGAACTGACCCAAGGGCTGGTGCTGGCTGAAGCGGTGAGCATCGTCCTGGCCCAGCGTGTGGGGCGTGATACCGCGCATCATCTGCTTGAACAATGCTGCAAGCGCGCCGTGGCCGAACAGCGGCATCTGCGCGCTGTGCTCGGCGATGAACCGCAAGTCACCGCACAGTTATCCGCGACCGAGCTGGACCGCCTGCTCGACCCGGCCCATTACCTGGGACAAGCCCGGACCTGGGTCGCCCGGGCCGTGGCCGAACACCTTGCCTTGAACGCCTGA
- a CDS encoding MFS family transporter translates to MTTPISHYTGEERSKRIFAIVGASSGNLVEWFDFYVYAFCAIYFAPAFFPSDNPTVQLVNTAGVFAAGFLMRPIGGWIFGRVADRHGRKNSMMISVLMMCFGSLLIACLPTYNDIGVWAPVLLLFARLLQGLSVGGEYGTTATYMSEVALKGQRGFFASFQYVTLIGGQLLAVSLVVILQQFLNEDELRAYGWRIPFVVGAVAALISLFLRRSLKETSSKEMRENKDAGSIAALFRDHKAAFITVLGYTAGGSLIFYTFTTYMQKYLVNTAGLHAKTASYIMTGALFLYMCMQPLFGMLADKIGRRNSMLWFGGLGALCTVPILLTLKSISSPFLAFVLITLALAIVSFYTSISGLVKAEMFPPEVRALGVGLAYAVANAIFGGSAEYVALSLKAQGMENAFYWYVTVMMVVAFLFSLRLPKQPAYLHHDL, encoded by the coding sequence ATGACCACCCCAATCAGCCACTACACCGGTGAGGAGCGCAGCAAACGCATCTTCGCCATCGTCGGTGCCTCATCCGGCAACCTGGTCGAATGGTTCGACTTCTATGTCTATGCATTCTGCGCGATCTATTTCGCGCCGGCGTTCTTCCCGTCGGACAACCCCACCGTGCAACTGGTCAACACCGCAGGTGTGTTCGCCGCCGGGTTCCTGATGCGGCCCATCGGTGGCTGGATTTTTGGCCGGGTGGCGGACCGTCACGGGCGCAAGAATTCGATGATGATCTCAGTGCTGATGATGTGCTTCGGCTCGTTGCTCATCGCCTGCCTGCCCACCTACAACGACATCGGCGTCTGGGCGCCGGTGCTGTTGTTGTTCGCTCGTTTGCTGCAAGGCCTGTCGGTGGGCGGCGAGTACGGCACCACCGCCACCTACATGAGCGAAGTCGCACTGAAAGGCCAGCGCGGCTTCTTTGCCTCGTTCCAGTACGTGACGTTGATTGGCGGCCAACTGCTGGCGGTGTCGCTGGTGGTGATCCTGCAACAGTTTCTCAACGAAGACGAATTGCGTGCCTACGGCTGGCGGATCCCGTTCGTGGTCGGCGCCGTGGCGGCGTTGATTTCCCTGTTCCTGCGCCGCTCGCTGAAAGAAACCAGCAGCAAGGAAATGCGCGAAAACAAGGACGCCGGCAGCATCGCGGCGTTGTTTCGCGACCACAAGGCGGCGTTCATCACCGTACTGGGCTACACCGCCGGCGGTTCGCTGATTTTCTACACCTTCACCACTTATATGCAGAAATACCTGGTGAACACCGCCGGCCTGCACGCCAAGACCGCCAGCTACATCATGACCGGCGCGCTGTTCCTCTATATGTGCATGCAGCCGCTGTTCGGCATGCTGGCGGACAAGATCGGCCGGCGTAATTCGATGCTCTGGTTCGGTGGCCTGGGCGCGCTGTGCACGGTGCCGATCCTGCTGACGCTCAAAAGCATCAGCAGCCCGTTCCTGGCATTCGTCCTGATCACGCTGGCGCTGGCGATCGTCAGTTTCTACACCTCCATCAGCGGCTTGGTGAAAGCCGAAATGTTTCCACCTGAAGTGCGCGCGCTGGGAGTAGGGTTGGCCTACGCGGTGGCGAATGCGATTTTTGGCGGATCGGCCGAATACGTCGCCTTGAGCCTGAAGGCCCAGGGCATGGAAAACGCCTTTTACTGGTATGTCACGGTGATGATGGTGGTGGCGTTTCTGTTCAGCCTGCGCCTGCCCAAGCAACCGGCGTATTTGCACCACGACCTTTGA
- the pcaG gene encoding protocatechuate 3,4-dioxygenase subunit alpha: MTLNATTSHTVGPYYHIGLTWLNREDLTDAQTLGQRVAITGQVVDGNGQFVNDAMLEVWQANAAGKYAHPEDDQDKPLDPHFEGFGRVPVDAEGRFRFTTIKPGTVPGLGGTTQAPHLVVLVFARGLVKHLLTRIYFDGEQANEADPLLACVPEERRGTIIAKPDASGMYQWNVILQGTDAETVFFDY, encoded by the coding sequence ATGACGCTCAACGCCACTACATCCCATACCGTCGGGCCTTACTACCACATCGGCCTGACGTGGCTGAACCGTGAAGACCTGACCGACGCCCAGACCCTCGGCCAGCGCGTGGCGATCACCGGGCAGGTGGTCGATGGCAATGGCCAATTCGTCAACGACGCGATGCTGGAAGTCTGGCAGGCCAACGCCGCCGGCAAATACGCCCATCCGGAAGATGACCAGGACAAACCCCTGGACCCGCACTTCGAAGGTTTCGGCCGGGTGCCGGTGGATGCCGAAGGGCGCTTCCGCTTCACCACCATCAAGCCGGGCACTGTGCCGGGGTTGGGCGGTACGACCCAGGCGCCGCATCTTGTGGTGCTGGTGTTCGCTCGCGGGTTGGTCAAGCACTTGCTGACGCGGATCTACTTTGACGGTGAACAGGCCAACGAAGCTGACCCGCTGCTGGCCTGCGTGCCCGAGGAGCGTCGCGGCACCATCATCGCCAAGCCGGATGCGTCGGGGATGTATCAGTGGAATGTGATCCTGCAGGGCACGGATGCCGAGACGGTGTTCTTCGATTACTGA
- the pcaH gene encoding protocatechuate 3,4-dioxygenase subunit beta, with product MTDKPGYRRPQAGTQPEYLHPSYQSTNLRSPSKPLVYLPHSLSEITGPTVGADRLKEKDHDLTAQHAGEPLGERIIIHGRVLDEHGQPVPGILVEIWQANAAGRYNHDRDNHDAPLDPNFTGTGRTVTDADGWYQFQTIKPGAYPWGNHHNAWRPAHIHFSLFGPSILTRLVTQMYFPGDPLLEYDPIYNCVPDTRAKERLIARFDLEKTVPHYALGYRWDIVLRGRDATPMEK from the coding sequence ATGACTGACAAGCCTGGTTACCGTCGCCCGCAAGCGGGCACTCAGCCGGAGTACCTGCACCCGTCCTACCAGTCCACCAACCTGCGCTCGCCGTCGAAGCCGCTGGTGTATTTGCCCCATTCGCTGTCGGAAATTACCGGCCCGACCGTAGGTGCTGATCGCCTGAAGGAAAAGGACCACGACCTGACCGCCCAGCATGCCGGTGAGCCGCTCGGCGAGCGGATCATCATCCACGGACGCGTGCTGGATGAGCATGGCCAGCCGGTGCCGGGCATCCTCGTGGAGATCTGGCAGGCCAACGCCGCCGGTCGCTATAACCATGACCGCGACAACCATGACGCGCCGCTGGACCCGAACTTCACCGGCACTGGTCGCACCGTCACCGACGCCGATGGCTGGTATCAGTTCCAGACCATCAAGCCCGGCGCCTATCCGTGGGGCAACCACCACAACGCCTGGCGCCCGGCCCATATCCATTTTTCACTGTTCGGGCCGAGTATCCTGACGCGCCTGGTGACGCAGATGTATTTCCCGGGCGACCCGTTGCTGGAATACGACCCGATCTACAACTGCGTGCCGGACACCCGTGCCAAGGAACGCCTGATCGCCCGTTTCGACCTGGAAAAAACCGTCCCTCACTACGCCCTCGGTTATCGCTGGGACATCGTCTTGCGCGGCCGCGATGCCACGCCGATGGAGAAATAA
- the pcaF gene encoding 3-oxoadipyl-CoA thiolase → MMRDVYICDAIRTPIGRFGGGLAAVRADDLAAVPIKALMERNPSVDWNAVDEVFLGCANQAGEDNRNVARMALLLAGLPESIPGVTVNRLCASGMDAIGTAFRAIACGEMELAIAGGVESMSRAPFVMGKADAAFSRNMKLEDTTIGWRFINPLMKAQYGVDAMPQTADNVADDYTVSRADQDAFAVRSQQRAAAAQACGFFAEEIVPVRIAHKKGETVVEQDEHPRADTTLETLSKLKPVNGADKTVTAGNASGVNDGAAALILASAEAVKKHGLTPRGKVLGMASAGVAPRVMGIGPVPAVRKLTERLGLAVADFDVIELNEAFASQGLAVLRDLGLADDAPQVNPNGGAIALGHPLGMSGARLVMTALHQLEKTGGKKGLATMCVGVGQGLALAIERV, encoded by the coding sequence ATGATGCGCGACGTTTATATCTGTGATGCGATTCGAACCCCCATCGGCCGGTTTGGTGGCGGTTTGGCCGCCGTGCGTGCCGATGACTTGGCGGCGGTGCCGATCAAGGCACTGATGGAGCGCAACCCATCGGTAGATTGGAACGCAGTGGACGAGGTGTTTCTCGGCTGCGCCAACCAGGCCGGCGAGGACAACCGCAACGTGGCGCGCATGGCGCTGCTGTTGGCGGGCCTGCCGGAAAGCATTCCCGGCGTGACCGTCAATCGCCTCTGCGCCTCGGGCATGGACGCCATCGGCACCGCGTTCCGCGCCATTGCCTGCGGCGAGATGGAACTGGCCATCGCCGGCGGTGTTGAATCGATGTCCCGCGCGCCGTTCGTGATGGGCAAGGCCGACGCGGCGTTTTCCCGCAACATGAAGCTGGAAGACACGACCATCGGCTGGCGCTTCATCAACCCATTGATGAAAGCCCAGTACGGCGTGGACGCGATGCCGCAGACAGCGGATAACGTGGCTGACGATTACACAGTCTCCCGCGCCGATCAGGATGCTTTCGCCGTGCGCAGCCAGCAACGGGCGGCAGCGGCCCAGGCATGCGGTTTTTTCGCCGAGGAAATCGTGCCGGTGCGCATCGCCCATAAAAAAGGCGAAACCGTGGTCGAGCAGGACGAGCATCCCCGTGCGGACACCACCCTGGAGACCTTGAGCAAACTCAAGCCGGTCAATGGCGCTGACAAGACTGTCACCGCCGGCAACGCTTCGGGAGTCAACGATGGCGCGGCGGCACTGATCCTGGCATCGGCCGAAGCGGTGAAAAAACATGGCCTGACGCCGCGCGGCAAAGTGCTGGGCATGGCCAGCGCCGGCGTTGCGCCACGGGTGATGGGCATCGGCCCGGTGCCGGCGGTGCGCAAGCTCACGGAACGTCTGGGCCTCGCGGTGGCGGATTTTGATGTGATCGAGCTCAATGAAGCGTTTGCCAGCCAGGGTCTTGCGGTGCTGCGGGACCTGGGGCTGGCCGACGATGCGCCGCAGGTCAACCCGAACGGCGGCGCCATCGCCCTCGGCCATCCCCTGGGCATGAGCGGGGCGCGGTTGGTGATGACGGCGCTGCATCAATTGGAAAAAACGGGCGGCAAGAAAGGCCTGGCGACCATGTGCGTCGGCGTCGGCCAAGGTCTGGCGCTGGCGATCGAACGCGTCTGA
- a CDS encoding CoA-transferase subunit beta, giving the protein MSYSTNEMMTVAAARRLKNNAVCFVGIGLPSKAANLARLTSSPDVVLIYESGPIGAKPSVLPLSIGDGELAETADTVVPTGEIFRYWLQGGRIDVGFLGAAQVDRFGNINTTVVGDYHQPKVRLPGAGGAPEIAGSAKSVLIILKQSARSFVDKLDFITSVGHGEGGDSRKRLGLPGAGPVGIITDLCIMEPEAGSHEFVVTSLHPGVTREQVIAATGWAIRFADQVQTTAEPTEVELRALRDLEARTASAHGQTPGEA; this is encoded by the coding sequence ATGAGCTACTCCACCAACGAAATGATGACCGTCGCCGCGGCGCGGCGCTTGAAGAACAATGCCGTGTGCTTCGTCGGCATCGGCCTGCCGTCGAAAGCGGCCAACCTGGCGCGGCTGACTTCGTCACCCGATGTAGTCCTCATCTACGAATCCGGCCCGATCGGTGCCAAGCCCAGCGTATTGCCGCTGTCCATCGGCGACGGTGAACTGGCTGAAACCGCCGACACCGTCGTCCCGACCGGTGAGATTTTTCGCTACTGGTTGCAGGGCGGACGTATCGACGTCGGTTTCCTCGGCGCGGCCCAGGTCGACCGTTTCGGTAACATCAACACCACGGTGGTGGGCGACTACCATCAACCGAAAGTGCGCTTGCCGGGTGCCGGTGGCGCGCCGGAGATCGCCGGTTCCGCCAAGAGCGTGCTGATCATCCTCAAGCAGTCGGCGCGTTCGTTTGTCGACAAGCTGGACTTCATCACCTCGGTCGGTCACGGCGAAGGCGGCGATTCGCGCAAGCGTTTGGGCCTGCCGGGCGCCGGCCCGGTAGGGATCATCACTGACTTGTGCATCATGGAGCCGGAGGCCGGCAGCCATGAATTCGTGGTCACCTCCCTGCATCCCGGCGTCACCCGCGAGCAAGTCATTGCGGCCACCGGGTGGGCGATCCGTTTCGCCGATCAGGTGCAGACTACCGCCGAGCCGACCGAAGTGGAGCTGCGCGCATTGCGCGACCTCGAAGCCCGTACCGCGTCGGCCCATGGCCAGACACCGGGAGAAGCATGA
- a CDS encoding CoA transferase subunit A: MAEILSLHDAVKQFVNDGDTVALEGFTHLIPTAAGHEIIRQGKKELTLVRMTPDLIYDQLIGAGCARKLIFSWGGNPGVGSLHRLRDAVEKQWPHSLEIEEHSHADLANAYVAGASGLPFAVLRAYAGSDLPKVNPLIKSVTCPFTGEVLAAVPSVRPDVTVIHAQKADRRGNVLLWGILGVQKEAALAAKRCIVTVEEIVDDLNAPMNACVLPTWALSAVCHVPGGAHPSYAHGYTERDNRFYQAWDPIARDRETFTAWINEYIHGTRDFSEFQARLAAASQVKP; this comes from the coding sequence ATGGCTGAAATCCTTTCGCTGCACGACGCGGTGAAGCAATTCGTCAACGACGGCGATACCGTCGCGCTCGAAGGCTTCACCCACTTGATCCCGACAGCGGCGGGTCATGAAATCATTCGTCAGGGCAAAAAAGAACTGACCCTGGTCCGCATGACGCCCGACCTGATCTATGACCAATTGATCGGCGCCGGTTGTGCTCGCAAGCTGATTTTTTCCTGGGGGGGCAACCCTGGCGTGGGCTCGTTGCACCGGTTGCGTGACGCGGTGGAAAAACAATGGCCGCACTCACTGGAAATCGAGGAGCACAGCCACGCCGACCTGGCCAATGCCTACGTCGCCGGCGCCTCCGGCCTACCGTTCGCGGTGCTGCGAGCCTACGCCGGTTCCGACCTGCCGAAGGTCAACCCGCTGATCAAGAGCGTGACCTGTCCCTTCACTGGTGAAGTCCTGGCCGCCGTGCCTTCGGTGCGTCCGGACGTTACGGTGATTCACGCGCAGAAAGCCGACCGCAGGGGCAACGTGCTGTTGTGGGGCATCCTCGGCGTGCAGAAAGAAGCCGCCCTGGCTGCCAAGCGTTGCATCGTCACCGTGGAGGAAATCGTCGACGACCTGAACGCGCCGATGAACGCCTGCGTGCTGCCGACCTGGGCATTGAGCGCCGTGTGCCACGTCCCCGGCGGTGCTCATCCGTCCTACGCCCACGGTTACACCGAACGTGACAACCGTTTCTACCAGGCGTGGGATCCGATCGCCCGGGACCGTGAGACCTTTACCGCATGGATCAACGAATACATCCATGGCACCCGGGACTTCAGTGAATTCCAGGCCCGATTGGCAGCCGCTTCGCAGGTGAAACCATGA
- a CDS encoding MFS transporter: protein MNQPQTSVGTCLDVQSFINAQPISRYQWRVVILCFLIVFLDGLDTAAMGFIAPALSQDWGIDRASLGPVMSAALIGMVFGALGSGPLADRFGRKVVLVGAVVLFGAFSLASAYSTNVDQLLVLRFLTGLGLGAGMPNATTLLSEYTPERKKSLLVTSMFCGFNLGMAGGGFISAKLIPAFGWHSLLLIGGVLPLMLAVVLLFWLPESARYLVVRNRGTDKVRKTLAPIDPPTIAQASSFSVPEQKTVKARNVLAVIFSGTYSAGTLLLWLTYFMGLVIVYLLTSWLPTLMRDSGASMEQAAFIGALFQFGGVLSAVGVGWAMDRFNPHKVIGIFYLMAGIFAYAVGQSLGNITLLATLVLVAGMCVNGAQSAMPSLAARFYPTQGRATGVSWMLGIGRFGAILGAWMGATLLGLGWNFEQVLTALVIPAALATTAVVIKGMVSHADAT, encoded by the coding sequence ATGAACCAGCCCCAGACTTCCGTAGGCACTTGCCTCGATGTGCAGTCCTTCATCAATGCTCAACCGATCTCGCGTTATCAATGGCGCGTGGTCATTCTCTGTTTCCTGATTGTTTTCCTCGACGGCCTCGATACCGCGGCAATGGGCTTCATCGCGCCGGCCCTGTCCCAGGATTGGGGCATCGACCGGGCCAGCCTTGGGCCGGTGATGAGTGCCGCGTTGATCGGCATGGTCTTCGGCGCGTTGGGTTCCGGCCCGTTGGCCGATCGCTTTGGGCGCAAAGTCGTGCTGGTCGGGGCCGTCGTCCTGTTTGGCGCGTTCAGCCTGGCCTCGGCCTACAGCACCAATGTCGACCAATTACTGGTGTTGCGTTTCCTGACGGGCCTGGGCCTGGGCGCTGGCATGCCGAACGCTACGACGCTGCTTTCCGAGTACACGCCGGAGCGCAAGAAGTCACTGCTGGTCACGAGCATGTTCTGCGGCTTCAACCTTGGCATGGCCGGTGGCGGTTTCATCTCGGCCAAGTTGATCCCTGCATTCGGCTGGCACAGCCTGCTGCTGATTGGCGGCGTCCTGCCATTGATGCTCGCGGTCGTGCTGTTGTTCTGGTTGCCGGAGTCGGCGCGTTACCTGGTGGTGCGTAACCGTGGCACGGACAAAGTACGCAAGACCCTGGCGCCGATTGACCCGCCGACCATCGCTCAGGCGTCCAGCTTCAGCGTGCCGGAACAGAAAACCGTTAAGGCGCGCAATGTGTTGGCGGTGATTTTCTCGGGCACGTACAGCGCGGGGACGTTGTTGCTGTGGCTCACCTATTTCATGGGCCTGGTAATTGTTTATCTTCTGACCAGCTGGTTGCCGACCCTGATGCGCGACAGTGGCGCGAGCATGGAGCAGGCGGCGTTCATCGGCGCGCTGTTCCAGTTCGGTGGGGTGCTTAGCGCCGTTGGCGTGGGCTGGGCGATGGACCGGTTCAATCCGCACAAGGTCATCGGTATTTTCTACCTGATGGCCGGGATATTTGCCTACGCGGTAGGGCAGAGCCTGGGCAATATCACTCTGCTAGCGACCTTGGTGCTGGTGGCCGGGATGTGTGTCAACGGCGCCCAGTCGGCGATGCCGTCCCTCGCGGCGCGTTTCTACCCGACCCAGGGCCGGGCCACCGGTGTTTCGTGGATGCTGGGCATCGGCCGGTTCGGCGCTATCCTGGGCGCCTGGATGGGCGCCACGCTGCTGGGGCTGGGGTGGAACTTTGAACAGGTCCTGACCGCGTTGGTCATCCCCGCAGCCCTGGCGACCACGGCGGTGGTGATCAAGGGCATGGTCAGCCATGCGGATGCGACCTGA
- the pcaR gene encoding pca regulon transcriptional regulator PcaR encodes MNDQLRNAFTSVAPPIVASPAKRIQAMTGDPDFMTSLARGLAVVQAFQERKRHLTIAQISHRTEIPRAAVRRCLHTLIKLGYATTDGRTYSLLPKVLTLGHAYLSSTPLAVSAQPYLDRMSEQLHEACNMATLEGDDILYIARSATTQRLISVDLSVGGRLPAYCTSMGRILLAALDDASLRDYLDHADLQAKTSRTLHTPEALLECLQQVRQQGWCIVDQELEQGLRSIAVPVYDASGQVVAALNVSTHAGRVSRNELEQRFLPGLLGASRDLSAQLFS; translated from the coding sequence ATGAATGACCAATTGCGCAACGCCTTCACGTCAGTAGCGCCGCCGATTGTCGCCTCGCCGGCCAAGCGGATCCAGGCCATGACGGGCGATCCGGATTTCATGACCTCACTCGCCCGTGGGCTGGCCGTGGTCCAGGCTTTCCAAGAGCGCAAGCGGCACCTGACCATCGCTCAAATCAGCCATCGCACGGAAATTCCCCGCGCGGCTGTCCGCCGTTGCCTGCACACCTTGATCAAGCTCGGTTATGCGACCACGGATGGACGTACCTATTCATTGCTGCCCAAAGTCCTGACCCTGGGCCATGCCTATCTGTCGTCGACGCCGTTGGCCGTGTCCGCCCAGCCCTATCTGGATCGCATGAGCGAACAGTTGCATGAGGCCTGCAACATGGCCACGCTCGAAGGCGACGATATTCTCTACATCGCCCGGTCGGCGACGACCCAGCGATTGATTTCCGTGGACTTGTCCGTCGGCGGCCGGCTGCCGGCCTACTGCACGTCCATGGGCAGGATCCTGTTGGCGGCTTTGGATGACGCTTCCCTGCGCGATTACCTCGACCATGCCGATCTGCAAGCCAAGACCAGCCGGACCCTGCATACACCCGAGGCGCTCCTTGAATGTTTGCAGCAGGTTCGTCAACAAGGCTGGTGCATCGTCGATCAGGAATTGGAACAGGGCCTTCGCTCGATTGCCGTGCCGGTCTATGACGCGTCGGGCCAAGTGGTCGCGGCGCTGAACGTCAGCACCCATGCCGGGCGTGTCAGCCGCAATGAGTTGGAGCAACGCTTCCTGCCGGGCCTGCTGGGGGCCAGCCGCGATTTGAGCGCGCAGCTGTTCTCTTAA